acacacacacacacacacacacacacacacttctctgtgtgcatgcatgatCTGACTCACTCGCCTCCCCCAAACTGCAGTGATGATCCTGGGCGTGACCATACTGAGGAAGAAGTACCCTCTGGCCAAGTACCTGTGCGTGCTGCTGATCGTCAGCGGCGTGGCGCTCTTTCTCTACAAGCCCCAGAAGGGCGGCGGCAGTGCCGCTGACCACGTCTTCGGCTTCGGGGAAATGCTGCTGGTACAACTCGCCCAGTCCCTCTCCCGATGCTTTCCTTCAACTCGCCCAGTCCCTCTCCCGATGCTTTCCTTCAACTCGCCCAGTCCCTCTCCCGATGCTTTCCCTCCCACTTTCCTGTTTTACCTCTGCCAGCCAATGCTAGTCTGCTGAATGTCTGTTTTGCTTGAGTTTCTGAAGTTAAGCCTCCATGAATCGTGCGTGactgagcaccccccccccccctcccctccggtGTGTTCCAGGTCTGCTCCCTGATGCTGGACGGTCTGACAGGGGTGGCCCAGGACCACATGCGGAACCGCTTCCAGACTGGACCCAACCACATGATGCTGCACATCAACCTCTGGTCCATCCTTGTGCTGGGAATCAGTGCGTTTACATTTAATGGCTGCCATTTCCTTCTGACATCCTCACTGATAGTTTTGACTCATTTAAAGTGTCAGAATTAGTGGTGGTTAAAAATATTCCCTTAGCAACATACAACCTGGTTAAAGACATGAGGCTCAAATCTCTTattgccctgcccccccctcccccttctttCATATTTTCCTGTTTCACGGTAGACCAGGCGTGGGctgtcttatccagaaagggcaaTTATGTATGCAGGTTCTCGCTTAAACTGCCTAATTAggggactgattggctgaagagtcctcacacctgggtttgaacagctgacctaaaggtcatacacaccggccctttgtggataagattgcccacccctgcattAGACGTTAAAAGCCAGCCGCTGTTCATGCTTTCAAACACCAGGGGGCGTTTTCGCATCTTTAGCCTTTCGATGCCGGGTCTTCGCTTTTTTTAAATGGATGTTTAAAGATCAGCTGTTATCTGACGGCGGCCGTCCGCTCTCTCTCATTTGAATTTTAATGCAGTTTTTATTCCGGTACAAGCATCGTGTGTGTGTTACGCCTATTTTATTTTTCGCCTGCTGTTTGTGCGCCGGGGCGCGTCCCGAATGATCTATTCAGCGCTGGCATTTCCCATTTTCGGCGACTGACATTTTGGTGTTAAGCGCTGACGGATAAAGCGGCGATGCACGGCAGCATCAGCCCGTGTCTCCGGCAGCGCAGGGAGGCTTGGAAATGCGCTTCACTCCTGGTCTATCAGTATATGTCCGTCGCTTTTCATTTATAATTAAACGTTTGAATGTCATTGTCCGCATTAATTGTACAGAGTCAGTTGCTGGTTCCCTTGCCATCAAACTGGATCTTTTGTGAAGCGCTATAATTCACACGACTAATAATGCCGTGTGTAGATTTTaactgctgtaaatgtaaaattaacTGCTGACATTTATTTCTCTAACCATTAATGTGTGTGCTAAAATGACGTCCCCCGTTTCTGTATTACACATACTCTTAAATTTGCTTTTATGCCCAAGTCTCATTAATAAGTCATATTTTAACAGCCAAAGTAGTTATTAATAAGTGGAAAAGTTATTTGCCTTTAGGATTATGGGTAGCTGTAGTGACTTTGTTCTGTTTATGGCAATTGTGTGTTAATATTGGTTTTCATATTTGGCTTCAAAGCTGAGTGGTCACTGTGGTCCAGATGCTTATAGCCCTGATTGTTCACCCTGCATTAATATTGCATAAGCCCCTCCCTCATTGGTCACCTGACCTTTGTCTTGTGTTCTTATAGGTGTGCTGTGGACAGGGGAGATATGGGATTTCCTCAGCTTCGCTGAACGCTTCCCTAACATCTACTACACCATTCTGCTATTTGGTATTACCAGTGCCCTTGGCCAGGTGGGTCGAGTCACATGGGAATCCCCTATACACTTATCAAAATAAGAACTTGCTCAGGTATCTTGTATTTGAATTGGTATGGTGGGAGTTTTCcttacacaaaaacattctgaggGTGGAAGGGAAAacgattggttcagagaaagaaccaatcagattgtagaggaggtgggtccaagcaactataggaggtgggaccaaccaatcagatgtcttggtcccacctctaattgcttggacccatcatctctacaatctgattggttcagagaaagGACCAATCATTTTCTCTTCcaccctcagaatatttttgtgtaaggaCAACTCCCACGAGCATGAATTAGCTGCTGATCCCATTGGCACCTCATGGTTGCATTAAGAGTTATAATTGTGTTTTGATGATGTGGATGAATTTTTCCCTTACAGACCTTCATCTTCATGACGGTGGTCTTTTTCGGGCCACTTACCTGctccatcatcaccaccacgcGCAAGTTCTTCACCATTCTTGGGTCCGTCATCCTCTTCGGCAACGAGATCAGCAacctgcagtgggttggcacCGTCCTCGTCTTTTTTGGTAGGTGACTCGTTTGCCCCTCTACTCCTTGGGCTGACACGGCCTCGATCTTCCTGTGTGACAAGACCACACAAAATGACCTCCAATCTTGTTTTGGTGGTAGGTCTGGGACTGGATGCAAAATTTGGTAAAGGACCCAAGAAAACTCCACACTGAGGAGTCTGGGGGAACATGCTCCTGTCTGCGTGAGCAGAATGGCGTTCGAGTGGACGGACACCCACTATTTAATGCTCCCTCCCCATACCTATCACCCAGTGGGATCCCCCACGACTCCCTTGCACCTCAGTCATCTCTAGACCTCTTCCGATGAAGGATGAAGGGCAGTCTGCAGCTTTGCCCCCTACTTGAACTTGTGGAGCATTTGCAATAGACAgttggaaccccccccccccccccccccatgtactCCTCCTCTGCCATGCAGTGGAACTCCCTGCTCTGCTGGGCAAAATGTTTCCACAAAGTGCTGCTGGGAGTCGAAGTCCATAACCGGAAGTTTACAAGTATGTTTAAACTAGCTCAGGACTTCGTCTCCCATCAGCGTATCCTCCTGACATTTTTctggtcccccctccccctttattAAATCAGTGCTTCATTGCCTTTTGTGTCCGTTAGACAACTTTTGGAAAACCGTTGGTAGGTggacagaaagaaaaattgaGTCCCAGAAAATGTAAGGCAATGTACATAAGGTAATAAAAGTACAGGATATATCAGCAGTCTTTGCACCTGGTTTACATATACTGTGTGTATACGCACTGCCCTTTAAGGAGATCTGAACACATTTTTTAGTGTTCTTTACCGTCACATTTCCCTGATAGGTTTTTAGTTATTCATCCTTTCTGTCATCCTGAGcaatttttttgctttttgtattttaacAATGGAGCTAACTGGTCGGAAAAGGGAACTCTGTTTTACTGTGCACAACCTGATGTCTATATATTACAATTTTCTGAATAAGTACCTTTTTTATGCCAAAAAGTGTGCGATTGCCAGCATCAGGGCATGTCAGCACTTAAAAAagtaaagtgaaaataaaggtgATTGGATGACATGTTGTGTGGACTCGATGGTTGGGGTGATATATGTGGTTGGTTTGGGTTTTAATGTGAATCTGAAGCTTTTTCTGAGTCAGCCAGGGTGTACTTACTGGTGCTGGGGGTGGTGGCCCGGTGGGGCTGGGTGCCACTGCCCCTTTTGTGCTGTGTGAGTATCTACCGGAGGTTAATGCTCAATTCATGGGAGAGAATGAAATTTGGGAAGCAGAAGACGCCTCAGcatcggagggggggggggactatcGGATTAAGGGTTTTTGCGGGGATGTGTTGGCCGTGTGCCAAACTACATTTACCTGGTTCCCATATGGACACAAAGCCCCGAGGGCATCCTAGACCAGGGAGGTCGACTTGGACGCAAACTGTGGGTACAGGTGGGTTCGTACAAAAAAGCACTCTGGCATATAATCTGTCAGGATCCACTGGCTGCCTGCCTCATTCCTGCCACAGGCGTATCTGATGGAGAGAGTGATGTGCATTGAGCAGGAAATAATATGCATtatacaaaattaaaaatgttttgttgcttagctaactccccccccccaaactagCTTACAGTTTTACTAATTTATTCAACAGAATATTTAATTAGAAGGATCTTGATTtgaaggtacaacagcagcCCTTGTGTGGGAATCATGGTTAGTAACATTTGCAGATGAACAGACGTGGGTGCCTTTTATTGAAGTGAGCATTGTAGCATTGCAGGGAGGAGCTACTGCCCACAATGAGCTTCAGGACTCCTGTGCCAGAGCGAAACATCTTAACTACAAGCATAGGGTCCATTACTTAGCAGGTTTATTTTTAGTTGTTAGTTGCATTTAATTATGTGGACCAGGCACTGTCTCAGCACATATTGTGTCCCTTCACTGCACACAAACAGGATGTTTAATGCATTTAGACGAATATATGAAAATTTGTATACATTTTGTCTGAAGTCACCTGCAGTTTTTTGAATCTATGTAACGATACCGAACTGAAGCACTTCATCTTTAGCAGGGTTTTAGACTTACTTAATTGACATTATGTCTACTGTTGGGAAGGCAAGAATATGCCTTGAATTGTATTTGTAAATCTCAGCTGAGGTTTTCCTAGCGTGTGCCTTCCAAATCAGCTGATTGCTGGCTTTTGGCCGTAAACACCCCAGATGGCGAGCAAGCGTGTGATAATTAATCCagcataaaaaatattaatggtGCAAAAGCCTTATTTTCTTGATGGCTGGGGGCCATTTCCTGCATGTTCTTGAAATAGGATCAGTCATAAATGATAAGTGAATGAAAGTGGTGGGAAAAAATACGAAATCATTATCAAAAACACTCTGTAAACAAGCTGGTGCGCACACGCATATTTCTGTTGGAAAATCACAGATCGCGATAGTAATGTGAAAGCCCtagtaaatgaataaaaaaacaatcatATATAATTAGTTTCCGTAGTTGACAAATTTAACTAAAAAGCCGGGAGATATCTGTTTACCGGAAGACTGACGAGCTCGAAATGTTTTAGGTGTTCAAAACAGTgcctgaataaaaaaaaagaagagaaagtAAAGAATGGGGTCATTTTGTGCGCAAAACCTAACACAAAAGGTTAacacaaatacacattttttattttatatcataTCCTATCAACATTTAAGTGAAGTAGTACTTGATCGTCTCAAAAAAGGACCCCGTGTCTGTCCGTATAACTAGACACACTTGTTTCTTTCTGCCGAGGCCTTCCTTGAGTTGGTTGTCAGTCTAAATTTCGGAAGTGCGATCCTTATATCACCGTGAAAATGTCTCTCTTAGGTGTAGTTGGTCGCCAGATGAGAAATCACCCAGCTGTAAGTACAAATTTTCTGAAGTCAGTGGTTATATACAAACGACGGTCCTTTGGGAGTTTGGCGACGAGACGGACGTTATGACGGCATTGTTGTGTGACGAGCGTTTTGCCAGATTTAAGAGCTAAAAATAGTAGGTTTAAGTTACTTAAACTTTAGATGTCGATTTGAAAAAGTTATGTTTTATGCGTTAACATCGCGGAAAACTTTATTAGAAGAACGACAGTATATAGGTTAATTCAAGTCGTTATTAGCTAATTGACAAATTAAGTCGAGTAAGGTAGATATTAATCTCGCTTGCATGTTAGTTTGGACAAAAGGTTTtgctacataaatgtaaatgtgtatcATATTCAGGTGGGGTTGTTCTAAAAATGGCTTCAAGCTACTAATTTAAAAGCACAATTTTGTAAGTACGGATGGCTAATTTGGTGAGCTAGTTGGCTACTCGCGAGCAGTCACGTGAGAGTAGGACCCCCGTGCTAGAAAACGCGTAAGTCATGGCTGTTTCACGGGGGGGGTTTAATGATCTCATAATATCATACATGGATAATAGTGCAGATAAGAGGATAAACGGCCAGTGCAGTAAATGTAAGCTGCCATACGACAATCCCGTCTAACTTGTATTTATGAAATGGAATCGAACAGGCGGTTATGCGCATGTTTAAGTTTGGTTTAGGAACGAATCATAGTAGTTTGACGTATTATAATTAACGACGTGTTTACAGCATGTGTTTTTGCGATCCTGTCCTTTAAAACTGCGGAGTTCCATTTAAAACGTGTTCAGTAAAATTTGTCGTGTTTTGCTTGTGGTGGTTGTACTCTAAAAGTCTGTCTTATTTATAGCTGATCCCGCTTTTTATGTTCATCGGGGGCGGGACCACAATGTCCCTCCTGTATCTTGCCCGTCTTGCCCTGCGCAACCCTGATGTCTGGTAAGTGTTGCTCCGGGGTAATGTGTTGCGAGTGCAGTACACTTCACTTGCCTAGGCATGTAttaaaaaatactgtatttgtGTGTTAAATACAATATTAACACTTATAACTTTGAGATGATTGATTGGAGATGTTAACTGTATAGTTGGGACCGCAAGAACAATCCGGAACCCTGGAACAAGCTGGGCCCCACTGATCAGTACAAGGTATGAAAATACCTAACTATACTGTAATTCCCTTTGTcactgtggggtgggggtggggatacCTATGATACACCTACAAAGAATGATATATAggggtatatatatatttagacaaGCCAGTGTTCTTCACTTAGTCGACGTATTTCAGTATATGGTGTCCACAGGCATGATCTTCTGCTTGGATAAACTTTGTCTTGCTAGACCCCTACTGGCCAGTTTTAGTATAACAGCTTAGCTTACTGTTCAGCATTGAGAACTGTTCATCATTGGATGATCTTACCTTGATCTTAAATTATTGGAACCAGTGACTTCATTCACTTGTCAGTATTTCCATTTTAATAATGGAATGAACTGGGCACCAAATTTGGGTATGCTGCTTTGGCGATCCCTGTCACACTCCTGGTTATTATTCCCGTCAATTTGTATTGCTGGTTTTTGCTGTGCTTGCAGCTGTACTTGGTGTTCAGGATCACAGTGTTCCCTGTGTGTTTTCACTTTCTTCACAGTTCTACACTGTGAGTATAGATTACAGCAAGCTGAAGAAGAACGGCCCTGACTTCTAAGCGTGGCCCGTTCCTAACCCTACGTGCGGAAGGACCACTGATGCTTGGAGAAGCCGATCCGCACAATAACCAGCATTAGTCAACCCAATGGATGCAAGAAGCAGACCGCACAGTTCACCCTTGGTCTTATCCCCGGTTTGGAATGCTAAATGGTGTCATTTTTGACCCACTGGTGTTTTTCTACCTTTATTTATGGGTGTctagcaataaaataaaatggacaTCCGCCTAATTACGCTAGCAGTTGTGTGTTTGTCACTGGGAAAGGGAGTCTGACCTAACTACTGCTAAAATAAGCATCTAATAAAATCTATTAAAGAACATTGGTTGAGGCCAGTTGTCAAGTCAACCTCTCATCACTTATGAGAGGCTAAGAGGTGCATTTGCAATGGTTTTCTGAATGTAGCCTAATAGATGGAAATATGCAGCttaaattttaattgtaatttgaaTTACTTATAGTGTGGGAAGACCCAGCAGGAATAATGGATTCAACTTGAATTTTACTGAAATGCATGTAAATTTAACACCTTTTGGAGTTAAGCAAGTCATTGGATTTGTGGTTCCGTCGAGGCTGGTTATCTAATTGTTTTTAAGGGAAGATCCACCTCTAGAAGGACATTGCTGGCTGTCTATGCTGCTGGTAAATCGGCAGGCAGGGAAGGTGTTTGATGTGTGTGAAAACGTCCATTAGGGTTAGCAGAACTTATCCCGGTAGAACTGCTGTAGTTTTAACAATGTTCTCAATTTgctgaaatgtgttttgtcCATTTTCAGGTTTATTCTGATGGCTCAAAAAAAGCTAAAATGATCACAAATAGCAGGTTGACAGGAAGCTTGCGGCTATTGCATTTTTAGAGGGAGATTTTTGGCAAATGCTGTCCAATCCCCTGTCAGTCACCTGGTGTCCCGGAACAAGGTTAGAAATAAGGTGATTTAGAATAAGTACATATGTACTTCATCCCCTTGAAAATCGATCTTGGGCAGAAATGTGTTCGGGTTGTAAATGTCAGCGGGTCAACATGTGAATCTCCCAGGCCCGAGGATTGCAAGAGGGATCGGGACATGCATGCGTGAGAATGTCAAGTAAGCCTCATGTGTGGGAGATAAATTCTTACCCACACTCACCCACCTGCGAAAAAGGTTAGACTGAGTTTTAACTAAACAAAAGATGGTCAATATGCATTGAGGAAAACCATTTTGAGAGCTTAATAACAGCAAGATGCATTTTCTCTTTTATGTGCGTTTTTCGCAGGATGGTAGAGATGTTTTATGATAGCCCTGTGGGTTATACTCAGTGATTTAATTTCTCAGTAGTAGAAGAAAAATTGTGGCTTGGTGTTCATTAATCCTAGAATCTGTGAGCCTCTGTGGACAGGTGGACGTTGTGATGAAAAGCTTTCCCGTGTGTCGCTGCCCCCGGTCCGCCCTTCCCGAACCCATGGAACGGGCCTGACCCCTTCATCTTGGCACATGAAACATCAGGTGGAAATAATGACCGGAGAAGTGGGGGGGAAAGGGAGGGGGGTATGGAATACGACACGTTATGGCTAAACCAAAGGCACAGAGATGCTGTTACACATCCTTAACCGCtgaaaccacacacacactgagtttAACAAACTGTCTAATGCTTAATGCTCAGCGTTTAGGTTCAGTTAAGGTTACAATCAGCCAGAACAGCTATATCTGGTGAGATCTTGTCTGCATATTGGACCCCTCAGGACTGATTTAAGATTGTGTTAATCCTCACCATGCTAGGCGCTCAGTGGTTCTGTCACTCCAGGATACATCGATCTGGAGCATCGTTCACAGCCTGTATGCCATGTGTTGAGCTCAATACTCACTATCAGTTTGTCCCACTCTGCTCTCATTGAAAATTTACAACTTATTTCATCACTGAGTGTGTCCTTAAAGATTTGGCATCTACCTCACCACCCAAAACTATAAACTTGGCCACAGATACATGGCTGCCCCACCCAAAGTGCCAGAGGGCTCTGAACGATCCCTGAAATCACCCACCTGCTCCTTACAttcactcaccccccccaccaagctTTCTGGTGCCTCCGTTTCCACAGAACCATCCGCCTTCATTGGCAAGACACGCTCCCCTCCGCGCGTCTCATGGGAGAACTCATAAACTGGAATGAACCAGATCCCTGCGCTTCTTTGTCCACTAGAAGCAGGAGACAGTGCTGCAAGTATTGAGTGAAGAATCGAGTTGCCGGCTGGCTCCGTGGGCTTGGAGGAGGAACGGCCCCGGATCTTCAGGACACGTTCGGCTCACTGACAGCCTCACGAGCTTCAGAAGAcgctgtta
This genomic window from Paramormyrops kingsleyae isolate MSU_618 chromosome 22, PKINGS_0.4, whole genome shotgun sequence contains:
- the ndufa4a gene encoding cytochrome c oxidase subunit NDUFA4L — protein: MSLLGVVGRQMRNHPALIPLFMFIGGGTTMSLLYLARLALRNPDVCWDRKNNPEPWNKLGPTDQYKFYTVSIDYSKLKKNGPDF
- the slc35b1 gene encoding solute carrier family 35 member B1 is translated as MAAGKASGKASLLQNERVRLGVCFLGVFVCYFYYGILQETITRGDYSYGNNKEKFRFATTLVFIQCIINAIFAKILIHFFEGSKTDHTQSWLYGACSLSYLGAMVSSNSALLYVNYPTQVLGKSCKPIPVMILGVTILRKKYPLAKYLCVLLIVSGVALFLYKPQKGGGSAADHVFGFGEMLLVCSLMLDGLTGVAQDHMRNRFQTGPNHMMLHINLWSILVLGISVLWTGEIWDFLSFAERFPNIYYTILLFGITSALGQTFIFMTVVFFGPLTCSIITTTRKFFTILGSVILFGNEISNLQWVGTVLVFFGLGLDAKFGKGPKKTPH